Proteins from one Nitrospira sp. SG-bin1 genomic window:
- a CDS encoding gamma-glutamyl-gamma-aminobutyrate hydrolase, with protein MKPVIGVTPDFNAGDRKDMGGREPTYFLRARYIRAIEELGGIPLILPLVGDPAARRRLLDGVDGLLITGSGPDLPPRFYGERQRYKFPLVSERRSSYELDLVHQATKRDLPLLGICGGMQTVNVACGGSLFQDIAAQVPNAIDHRQKTRAVHVSHAVTVAPQSLLKKIVEKGKLMVNSSHHQSVKTVAPSLIASAIASDDIIEAIESPTHRFILAVQWHPEFLFERYAPHRRLFEALLSAASRARA; from the coding sequence ATGAAACCTGTCATTGGCGTCACTCCAGACTTCAATGCCGGTGACAGAAAAGATATGGGCGGGCGCGAGCCCACGTATTTTTTACGGGCTCGCTATATTCGAGCCATTGAAGAACTCGGCGGCATTCCTCTCATACTCCCGCTGGTCGGTGATCCGGCTGCTCGACGAAGGCTCCTTGACGGGGTCGACGGACTTCTCATCACCGGGAGTGGACCAGATCTCCCACCACGTTTCTACGGAGAGCGGCAGCGCTACAAGTTTCCCCTCGTGAGTGAGCGCCGCTCAAGTTATGAATTGGATCTAGTCCACCAAGCCACGAAACGAGACCTTCCGCTCCTGGGGATTTGTGGAGGTATGCAGACGGTCAATGTCGCGTGCGGAGGCAGCCTCTTTCAAGACATTGCCGCACAAGTTCCGAATGCGATAGATCATCGTCAAAAAACCAGGGCGGTCCATGTTTCTCATGCGGTGACGGTGGCACCCCAAAGCCTCCTGAAGAAGATTGTCGAAAAAGGAAAGCTCATGGTGAATAGTTCTCATCATCAATCGGTCAAGACGGTTGCCCCCTCGCTCATCGCGAGTGCCATTGCGTCCGATGACATTATAGAAGCGATCGAATCTCCTACGCATCGATTTATCCTTGCTGTTCAGTGGCATCCCGAATTTTTATTTGAGCGATATGCTCCCCATCGTCGGCTGTTCGAGGCCTTGTTGAGCGCGGCCAGCCGGGCTCGCGCATGA
- a CDS encoding amino acid permease: MVSSPLLRTKSIDQILADADHPEHRLKKTLTAWDLTALGIGAIIGTGIFVLVGTAIVGDAHRPGAGPGIVLSFILSGITCALAALCYAEFAAMIPVAGSAYTFSYATLGEFLAWLTGWNLILEYGVACVAVAIGWSGYFNKLLRLVGLELPYWATNPPHWAGGPEGSIANFPAAIIVLLVTALLVIGIKESARAAGMIVLLKLAVILFFIGVGTPAISTDNWTPFMPNGFEGVRAAAAIIFFAYIGFDAVSTAAEEARNPQRDVPMGILGSLAVCTVLYISVAAVLTGLVPVDHIDIHAPVAEALSLVGFKWGAAIVAIGAVAGITSVLVVMMLGQIRVFFAMSRDRLLSPGLSKVHPAFGTPHRATILTGVAVAILAAFFQIGEAADMTNIGTFFAFVLVSFGVMVLRYTKPDHPRPFRLPLMPLVPLLSIAACLYLMVGLPWTTWVRFGVWTVIGIFVYAVYGMNHSKLATQRVDSGSLSQ; the protein is encoded by the coding sequence ATCGTGAGCAGCCCACTTCTGCGGACGAAATCGATTGATCAAATTCTAGCTGACGCAGATCATCCTGAGCATCGCCTCAAAAAAACACTGACGGCATGGGATCTGACCGCACTGGGAATTGGCGCGATTATCGGGACGGGCATTTTCGTTCTCGTCGGCACCGCCATCGTAGGCGACGCCCATCGACCGGGTGCCGGACCAGGAATCGTCCTCTCCTTCATTCTCTCCGGCATCACGTGCGCATTAGCCGCGCTCTGCTATGCAGAGTTTGCTGCCATGATTCCGGTCGCGGGCTCGGCCTATACGTTTTCCTACGCCACGCTGGGCGAATTTCTTGCGTGGCTCACCGGCTGGAATCTAATCCTGGAATATGGTGTCGCCTGCGTAGCAGTCGCCATCGGCTGGTCCGGCTATTTCAATAAATTGCTGAGGCTGGTTGGTTTAGAACTCCCTTATTGGGCCACCAATCCGCCGCATTGGGCTGGTGGGCCTGAAGGGAGCATCGCCAATTTTCCTGCCGCGATCATTGTGTTGTTGGTTACAGCCCTTCTCGTGATAGGCATCAAAGAAAGCGCTCGCGCGGCCGGTATGATCGTACTCCTGAAACTTGCCGTGATTCTCTTTTTCATAGGCGTAGGGACTCCCGCCATCAGCACTGACAACTGGACGCCCTTCATGCCGAACGGCTTCGAGGGGGTCAGGGCCGCGGCGGCCATCATCTTCTTTGCCTATATCGGGTTTGATGCCGTCTCAACGGCCGCAGAGGAGGCTCGGAACCCTCAACGAGATGTGCCGATGGGAATTCTCGGGTCTTTGGCCGTGTGCACCGTGCTCTATATCTCTGTAGCCGCGGTCCTCACCGGCTTGGTACCCGTGGATCACATCGACATTCATGCTCCCGTGGCCGAAGCACTGAGTCTCGTCGGGTTCAAATGGGGAGCCGCCATCGTAGCGATCGGGGCCGTGGCGGGTATTACGAGCGTGTTGGTCGTCATGATGCTCGGACAAATCCGAGTGTTCTTTGCCATGTCACGCGATCGGCTCCTGAGTCCCGGCTTGTCCAAGGTTCATCCCGCGTTCGGCACTCCACATCGCGCGACCATACTCACCGGAGTCGCCGTCGCAATTCTTGCAGCGTTTTTTCAGATAGGGGAAGCAGCCGATATGACCAACATAGGAACCTTTTTTGCCTTTGTGTTGGTCAGCTTTGGGGTGATGGTGCTCCGGTACACGAAGCCGGATCATCCCCGTCCCTTTCGCCTTCCCTTGATGCCCCTCGTTCCGCTCTTAAGTATCGCGGCCTGTCTGTACCTCATGGTCGGCTTACCCTGGACAACGTGGGTCCGTTTTGGGGTATGGACCGTCATTGGTATTTTTGTCTACGCCGTGTATGGGATGAACCACAGTAAACTGGCAACGCAGCGCGTCGACAGTGGTTCGTTGTCACAATGA